The Deinococcus sp. KSM4-11 sequence CGCCTGCACGTCGTCGAAGCCCTGAATCCGCAGGCCGCCCGCGCCGCCCTTCACGGCCGCGAGGGCCAGGCGGCTGATGATGAATGAGTCCCGCAGCGGGCTGTCGGGGTTGGCCTGGCAGGACACGACCAGCTGGCCCCGCAGGCGTTCCAGCACCCCCTGGTCAGGCATGGGGGAGAAGTCTCTCTGCTGCCAGGATGTGCTCGATTCGCCGGGTTTCGGCGTCGTTCAGCGGCAGGTTCAGGCGGTGCATGTGGAGGGTGGGGATCAGGCCCCTCAGGTGCAGGGCCGCCTTGAAGCCGCCGACGCCGGAGGCGCAGGGACTCGTGCGGGGCGAGCCCTGGAGGGCAATGGCGAACAGCCGGATCAGCCGCTCCTGGATGCGCCGGCCCTCGACCCAGTCCGGCGGCGCGTCGCCTGGGCCCTGGTCAAAGGCGCCCGTAGGAACCTTGTCGGCCAGGGCGGTGCAGGTCAGGGCGAGGCTGAGGGCGAGCTTGGACATACGGACTCCTGTGCGGGGTGAGGGGCGGTCAACGCTGGCCGGCGGCGCCGAATCCCAGATCGGCGACCACAGGGGCGGGCTGTTCCGGGTTCAGGCGGGCGTGGATCTGTTGGAAGTGGGCGTGCATCGCTGCCGTGACCTGTGTGGCCGTTCCGGCGCGCAGGGCATCCACAATGGCCCTGTGGTCGTGGGCGGTCTGTGCGAGGTTCCACTGCGACATGTCGGCGGTGGCGTTGAGGCGGTGGAAGACTTCCCAGAACAACCCCACCAGCCGGTCGAGGAAGACGTTCTCCAGGGGGGCGTACAGGACGCGGTGGAATTCGCGGTTTTCATCCTCGAAGGTGCGGCCGGTGGCAGCCTTGGCGAGCATTTTCGCCACCAGCGCCTCAAGTTGGGCCAGTTGGCCGGGCGTGGTGCGGGCGACCACCATGCCGACCAGGCCCTCCTCGAGTGCCGTGCGCACCTGCAGCAGGTCACGCAGAGATCTGCCATCGGTGGCGAAGGAGTAGGGGAGGTTCTCAACAATGCTGTCGAAGGAGAAGGCCTTGACGTAGAGGCCCTCTCCCTGCCGCGCTTCGAGGATGCCGACGGCTTCCAGGGATTTGACGCCTTCACGCAGGGACAGTCGGCTGATGCCCATGTCCCGGGCCAGCTGGGCCTCGGGCGGCAGGACGTCGCCTGGCTGCAGGTGCTGTTCTTCAATGAAGCGGCGGATGGCCAGCTGGGCCTGTCGATGTACGGGTACCTTGGCGATACGTCCACCCCCACCAGGTTGTCAGATGTCTGATGTATGGATGAAAGATAGATACAGCTCAGATCTCTGTCAAGAACACCTCTACGGAGTTCCTGGCCGGTGCCTCCGCGGCGAAGGCGAGCGTGACCTGCGGCGTCTGGGCCTCGGTCACCCACGCGGCCAGTTCCAGCCCTTCCCGATGGGTGTCCAGTCACCTGTTCACCCGGCGAAACTGCAGGTGTGACAGGTTCCCGCCTCCTCGGTGCACAGAGCCCGGAATTCTTTGAGCAGATACGACTGGGCCACGCTGACGAACGCGTTGCGGTGCCGATCAGCCCAGCCAGCGGTGCAAGTTCCGCTGCATAGGAACCGACCGGTTTCTCGGTGGCAACGGACAGACCAGTTTCCAGACACACTGTCAATCCTCAAGCAGGGTCTGAGGCCGGCCCAACAGTAGCAGCCCAGGTGGGTCGGCGAGGATGGCTTCCAGAGAATCAATGAAAATGACCTCAAGGTGGTGGCCGACCGCAGAAACCGCTTCCCCATGCAGCGCAGCATGCCCATGGCCGTGATCCAGCAGGACGATTCGCGTGATTTGAGAGCTCAGACATCTGAGCTCACGCCATTGGACTCGGCGTCGCCGAACCCGATGTGGCCGGACAAAAAACCCAGACTGTCACCGAGGATCCCACCACGGCAATCACCTTGACAGCCCTTGGAAGACACATGGCACGAACCACTTGGGAACCTGCCACGCCCCACGACTCGTATGCTCTGGCCATGCCCGAGCTGCCACCGCCCGCCACGCCCTTTCCACCCGAAGAGCTGGCCACCCAGCGGGCCTGGTCGTTCGTGCAGACCTGGTGGCGCGTCACCCAGGCGCTGGGCACCAGTGTGACGCCCGAACACGTTATCGACACCGTGGTGCACGAGGGCGTGCAGGCCCTGGGCGCCGACGCCGGCTCGGTGTTTCTCTCTCACCCGGATGGTCAGGCGCTGGAGCTCAGCGCCACCGTCGGCTACGAGCCCAGTCTCCTGGCCGACTGGCGGCACCTTCCCTTGACCCGCATTACCCCCTCCACCGAGGCGTTCCTCAGCCGGGTTCCCGTGATCGTGGAAACGGTCGAACAGGCCGTCCACGATTACCCCGTGCTGCGCGGCGTCATGGCAAGCACGGCCGGGAGCCTGGTCGCCCTGCCGCTGCTGGTGGGAGAGGAGACCCTGGGCGTCCTTGCGCTCACCTTCCACAAAGAACGCGCCTTTGACGCCATGGACCGGGCCTTCCTGGGCACGCTGGCGTCATTGTGCGCGCAGTCGCTGCAACGCAGTACGGCCCTCGCCGAAGCCCAGCGGCTCAATGAACAGTTGGGCTTCCTGGCCGAGGCCAGCACCATCCTCAGCCGCTCACTGGACCTGCCGACCATCCTGGACGCCATCGCCCACCTGACCATCCCGCGCATCGCCGACTGGTGCGTCATTCACCTGCCCGGCGAGAACGGCCAGCTCGAACCGGTGACCATCGTTCACCAGGATCCGGCCCAGGTGTCCTTTCTCAGGGCGTTCACCCGGCGGCATCCCACCAGCGCCACCGCCGACTCCGGCGTCGGCCGGGTTTTCACCACCGGCCGGGCCGAACTCGTTCCCACGATCACCGATGAGATGTACGAGGCCAGCCCGCTGGACGAAGCGTCGAAGGAGGAGGTGCGGCAACTGCAATTGCGCTCCATCATCAACGTACCGATGGTGGCGGCCGGCACCGTGGTGGGGGTGCTCGGGCTGGCACGGACGCACGTGGACCGGGCCTATACGCCAGCCGATCTGGAGCTGGCCCAGCAGGTCGCCAACCGGGCGGGCAAGGCGGTCGAGAACGCCCGGCTGCACCAGGCCCTCCAGGTGGAACTCCATGAACGGACGCAGGTGCAGCGGGCCCTGGATGCCATGAACCTCCAGCTGGAAGACCGGGTGCGGGAACGCACCGCCGAACTCCAGCAGCTCAACGAGGAGTTGCAGGCCTTCGCGCATTCGGTCTCACATGACCTGCGCACGCCCATCCGGCACATCACCAGTTTCGCCGATCTCCTCGAGCGCCAGCTTCCGACCGGGAACGCCCGTGCCGAGCAGGCCCTCGGCCAGATCCGCCATGGCGCGCAGCGGCTCACGGCGACCGTGGACGGACTCCTGCTGCTCTCACAGGCCAGCCAGCAACCCCTGCACCGAACCGACGTGAACCTGCACCAGCTGACCCGGCAGGTGATCGACACGCTGAGTGCCGACGCGACCGCCCGATCCGTCGAGTGGCGGCTCTCCCCCCTTCCCACCGTGCAGGGAGACGCCGGACTGCTGACGCTGGTGCTGCAGAACCTGCTGGGCAACGCCCTGAAGTACTCGTCCCAATCGGACTGTGCCGTGGTCGAGGTGTCGGCCAGCCACATGGAGGACGGCACCCTGATCTCCATCCGGGACAATGGGGTGGGCTTCGACGCGACGTACGCGCACAAGCTGTTCCTGCCCTTCCAGCGGTTGCATCACCCGTCCGAATTCGAGGGCACGGGCCTTGGCCTGGCGAACGTGCGACGGATTGTGCAGCGCCATGGCGGGCAGGTCTGGGCCGCGAGTGTGCCTGGGGAAGGCGCCACCTTCAGCTTCCTGCTGCCCGACTGATGTCCGGTTGAACGCCCTGTAGCAACGGCGCTAGAGATCTAATGGCGTATCGGGCCTCTCCAAGATGGGTTCTCGCACCTCAGGCCATCCGCGGCCAGCCATTAGCCACCAGTGGAGGAGTCTCCGCCTGGGATCTGTTAGAGGGCGCAGGCGAGTCAGGCGAGATCCAGGATCGACACTTTTGGTTCATACCAGTGCCACGGCCTACACTTCAGGGATGAATCTCCCCGTGCAGCAGATGCAGCCGGGAATCCGCTGGCCTGCTCCCAGCCGCCCGCTGCTGGGCCGCGCACGTGAAGTCGCAGAACTGCACACGCTGGTGGCGCAGCGCGGCGTGCGACTGCTCACCCTGACCGGGCCCGGCGGCGTGGGCAAGACCCGGCTGGCCGTCGAACTGTGTACCGCCCTCCCGGACGCAGTGTTCGTGTCGCTGGTCGGGACATCGTCGCCGCAGCGGGCGCTGGAGGAGATCTGCCGCGCGCTGGGCCGCGAGGTCGGAGACGACCCCTTCGACAGCGTCTGTGTGATGGTCGGCGAGTCGGCGTGCCTGCTCGTGCTCG is a genomic window containing:
- a CDS encoding FadR/GntR family transcriptional regulator; the protein is MAKVPVHRQAQLAIRRFIEEQHLQPGDVLPPEAQLARDMGISRLSLREGVKSLEAVGILEARQGEGLYVKAFSFDSIVENLPYSFATDGRSLRDLLQVRTALEEGLVGMVVARTTPGQLAQLEALVAKMLAKAATGRTFEDENREFHRVLYAPLENVFLDRLVGLFWEVFHRLNATADMSQWNLAQTAHDHRAIVDALRAGTATQVTAAMHAHFQQIHARLNPEQPAPVVADLGFGAAGQR
- a CDS encoding GAF domain-containing protein, which translates into the protein MPELPPPATPFPPEELATQRAWSFVQTWWRVTQALGTSVTPEHVIDTVVHEGVQALGADAGSVFLSHPDGQALELSATVGYEPSLLADWRHLPLTRITPSTEAFLSRVPVIVETVEQAVHDYPVLRGVMASTAGSLVALPLLVGEETLGVLALTFHKERAFDAMDRAFLGTLASLCAQSLQRSTALAEAQRLNEQLGFLAEASTILSRSLDLPTILDAIAHLTIPRIADWCVIHLPGENGQLEPVTIVHQDPAQVSFLRAFTRRHPTSATADSGVGRVFTTGRAELVPTITDEMYEASPLDEASKEEVRQLQLRSIINVPMVAAGTVVGVLGLARTHVDRAYTPADLELAQQVANRAGKAVENARLHQALQVELHERTQVQRALDAMNLQLEDRVRERTAELQQLNEELQAFAHSVSHDLRTPIRHITSFADLLERQLPTGNARAEQALGQIRHGAQRLTATVDGLLLLSQASQQPLHRTDVNLHQLTRQVIDTLSADATARSVEWRLSPLPTVQGDAGLLTLVLQNLLGNALKYSSQSDCAVVEVSASHMEDGTLISIRDNGVGFDATYAHKLFLPFQRLHHPSEFEGTGLGLANVRRIVQRHGGQVWAASVPGEGATFSFLLPD